In Osmia bicornis bicornis chromosome 10, iOsmBic2.1, whole genome shotgun sequence, one genomic interval encodes:
- the LOC114871223 gene encoding 60S ribosomal protein L34-like has protein sequence MVQRLTYRRRLSYNTKSNRRRVVRTPGGKLVYQYLKKPKKIPRCGQCKDKLRGIQPARPMERSRMCRRKKTVKRVYGGVLCHKCVKERIVRAFLIEEQKIVVKVMKAQAKSKKAEK, from the exons ATGGTACAGCGACTAACCTATCGACGACGGTTGTCATACAACACAAAAAGCAACAGGAGACGTGT GGTGCGTACTCCTGGTGGAAAATTAGTATATCAGTATCTTAAGAAGCCAAAAAAGATACCCAGATGTGGGCAGTGCAAAGATAAACTTAGAGGTATCCAGCCTGCCAGGCCTATGGAAAGATCACGTATGTGCAGACGTAAGAAAACTGTTAAACGCGTTTACGGTGGTGTTCTCTGTCACAAATGCGTTAAAGAAAG GATCGTTCGCGCTTTCTTGATCGAAGAACAAAAGATCGTCGTTAAAGTAATGAAAGCACAAGCGAAATCGAAAAAAGCAGAGAAATAA
- the LOC114871221 gene encoding 26S proteasome regulatory subunit 6A-B codes for MATLEDKSIWEDVEEALGEDVLRMSTDEIVSRTRLLDNEIKIMKSEVMRISHELQAQNDKIKENTEKIKVNKTLPYLVSNVIELLDVDPQDMGEEDGAVVDLDAQRKGKCAVIKTSTRQTYFLPVIGLVDAEALKPGDLVGVNKDSYLVLETLPAEYDARVKAMEVDERPTEQYSDIGGLDKQIQELIEAVVLPMTHKEKFENLGIQPPKGVLLYGPPGTGKTLLARACAAQTKSTFLKLAGPQLVQMFIGDGAKLVRDAFSLAKEKAPAIIFIDELDAIGTKRFDSEKAGDREVQRTMLELLNQLDGFSSTADIKVIAATNRVDILDPALLRSGRLDRKIEFPHPNEEARARIMQIHSRKMNMSPDVNFEELSRSTDDFNGAQCKAVCVEAGMIALRRNATAVTHEDLMEAINEVQAKKKANLNYYA; via the exons ATGGCTACCTTAGAGGATAAATCTATCTGGGAAGATGTGGAG GAGGCTCTGGGTGAGGATGTTTTAAGAATGTCTACTGATGAAATTGTGTCTCGTACACGTTTATTAgacaatgaaattaaaataatgaaaagtgAAGTAATGAGAATCTCTCATGAACTTCAAGCACAAAATGATAAGATCAAGGAAAATACAGAAAAGattaaagtaaataaaacTTTACCTTATTTAGTATCCAATGTTATAGAGCTGTTAGATGTTGATCCCCAAGATATGGGAGAAGAAGATGGTGCAGTTGTTGATTTAGATGCgcaaagaaaaggaaagtgTGCAGTTATTAAAACCTCTACTCGACAGACATACTTCCTACCTGTAATTGGATTAGTTGATGCAGAAGCATTAAAGCCAGGTGATTTGGTAGGTGTCAATAAGGACAGTTATCTTGTTCTTGAAACATTACCTGCTGAATATGATGCAAGAGTGAAGGCTATGGAGGTAGATGAAAGACCTACAGAACAGTATTCAGATATTGGTGGATTGGACAAACAAATCCAGGAATTAATAGAGGCTGTTGTTTTACCTATGACCCACAAAGAGAAGTTTGAGAATCTTGGTATTCAACCCCCTAAAGGTGTCCTCTTGTATGGACCACCAGGAACTGGCAAAACATTATTGGCTAGAGCTTGTGCTGCTCAAACGAAATCCACATTTTTAAAACTAGCAGGTCCACAACTTGTTCAAATGTTTATTGGAGATGGTGCAAAATTAGTCAGAGATGCGTTTTCACTTGCTAAAGAGAAAGCACCTGCAATTATTTTCATCGATGAATTAGATGCAATTGGTACAAAAAGATTTGATTCTGAGAAAGCTGGTGACAGGGAAGTACAACGTACTATGTTAGAATTGTTGAATCAATTAGATGGGTTTAGTTCTACTGCTGATATCAAAGTAATAGCAGCTACAAACAGAGTAGACATATTAGATCCGGCCTTGCTTAGGTCAGGTCGTTTGGATAGGAAAATTGAATTCCCTCATCCAAATGAGGAAGCCAGAGCGCGTATTATGCAAATTCATTCGCGAAAAATGAATATGTCACCGGATGTTAATTTTGAAGAACTGTCGAGATCTACTGACGATTTCAATGGCGCTCAATGTAAAGCCGTTTGTGTGGAAGCG ggTATGATAGCGTTAAGGCGTAACGCAACTGCAGTTACGCATGAAGATTTAATGGAAGCTATAAACGAAGTTCAAGCGAAGAAGAAAGCAAATCTTAATTACTATGCCTAA